From the Octadecabacter antarcticus 307 genome, one window contains:
- a CDS encoding GcvT family protein: MRTHAQAVVIGGGVIGCSILYHLAKLGWTDVVLLERDELTSGSTWHAAANIHGLHDSTNISRIQHYTMNLYTELEAETGQSCGVFQPGSLYLAQTEEREHQLRLQAAKAKFYGMNFHEVSRAEAEALHPLVNYDGIRCIMFEPDGGNVDPSGVTNAYAIGARQRGAEIIRFCPVTATVQQPDGTWLVETAKGDIRAQWVINAAGLWGREVAALAGITLPLLPTEHQYFVTETIAEIAAMDRRLPSVADRDGEYYLRQEGQGLLVGAYEKDVRFWAEDGTPQGFGHELFADDLERIEPNMMRAIDRVPVVGEAGIKRVINGPMIWSPDSNVLFGPHPDLSNYFCCNGIIPGFSQSGGMGLMAAEWITKGESTYDMFAWDVARFGKWADAKFTKARVGDQYAHRFSIHFPGEERAAGRPVRVRSVYEQQRDMGAVFGLNYGWEHPLYFDVDTPESAGFTRQPWFDSVGREAKMLRQSFGIIDISNFAKYRCKGAGAEGWLNAVFANIMPKAVGRSCLTPLIGVNGGIAGDFTVTRMGEDEFWIIGSGMAERYHQRFWKMVAMPDDVTFESMTEAWCGFNIAGPSARKALQTLTNTSLATANFPFMRSKWLEISGVTCLALRVSFTGDLGWEIHCKAEDQATVYQLLLQVAASEQGGPVGSRALMSLRVEKGYGSWGREYSPEYWPQEVGLDHLIKLDKDFLHKDSYLKVKDNPSREVLSLIHVQDITTADATGGEPIFLPDGTPVGRVTSGTFGYSVNMSLALGYLKDTPAGSEVDVMILGKPHRGVVLAEPPFDPKGARLRA, from the coding sequence ATGCGGACACATGCCCAAGCGGTCGTTATCGGGGGTGGCGTCATTGGCTGTTCAATCCTTTATCATCTGGCAAAACTGGGCTGGACCGATGTGGTTTTGTTGGAACGGGATGAGCTGACAAGCGGGTCCACATGGCACGCGGCGGCCAATATTCATGGATTGCATGACAGCACGAATATCTCACGAATTCAGCACTATACGATGAACTTGTACACTGAGCTTGAGGCGGAGACTGGCCAGTCTTGCGGTGTCTTCCAGCCCGGCAGCCTGTATTTGGCGCAAACAGAGGAACGTGAACATCAGCTGCGACTGCAAGCGGCCAAAGCAAAATTCTACGGGATGAATTTCCATGAAGTGTCGCGCGCTGAGGCCGAAGCACTGCATCCGCTGGTCAATTATGACGGCATCCGCTGCATTATGTTTGAACCCGATGGTGGCAACGTCGACCCCAGCGGCGTCACGAACGCCTATGCCATTGGTGCGCGTCAGCGAGGGGCTGAAATCATTCGGTTTTGTCCGGTCACGGCGACGGTTCAGCAACCTGACGGAACATGGCTGGTTGAGACAGCTAAGGGTGACATTCGGGCACAATGGGTGATCAATGCCGCCGGTCTGTGGGGGCGTGAGGTGGCGGCGCTGGCGGGGATCACGCTGCCGCTTTTGCCAACCGAGCATCAGTATTTTGTCACTGAAACCATAGCCGAAATTGCCGCGATGGACCGCCGATTACCATCCGTTGCGGACCGTGACGGCGAGTATTATCTGCGCCAAGAGGGGCAGGGATTGCTGGTTGGGGCCTATGAAAAAGACGTGCGGTTCTGGGCCGAGGATGGCACGCCGCAAGGGTTCGGGCACGAGTTGTTTGCCGATGATCTGGAGCGGATTGAGCCCAACATGATGCGCGCGATTGATCGTGTTCCTGTCGTTGGTGAGGCGGGCATCAAGCGGGTGATCAACGGACCGATGATCTGGTCGCCTGATTCAAATGTCCTGTTTGGCCCGCACCCTGATTTGTCTAACTACTTTTGCTGTAACGGCATCATCCCCGGATTTTCACAATCGGGCGGTATGGGGTTGATGGCCGCCGAATGGATCACGAAAGGCGAATCGACTTACGATATGTTTGCATGGGACGTCGCAAGATTTGGTAAATGGGCCGATGCTAAATTTACCAAAGCGCGGGTTGGCGACCAATATGCGCATCGATTCAGCATCCATTTCCCGGGCGAGGAGCGCGCTGCCGGACGGCCGGTTCGGGTGCGCAGTGTGTATGAACAACAGCGCGACATGGGGGCGGTGTTCGGGCTGAACTACGGTTGGGAACACCCGCTGTATTTCGATGTCGACACGCCCGAAAGCGCAGGCTTCACCCGCCAGCCATGGTTCGATTCCGTTGGACGTGAAGCGAAGATGTTGCGCCAGTCCTTTGGTATCATTGATATTTCTAACTTTGCAAAATATCGCTGCAAGGGTGCTGGCGCTGAGGGTTGGCTTAACGCTGTGTTCGCAAACATCATGCCCAAAGCTGTCGGTCGGTCGTGTCTGACGCCATTGATCGGCGTGAATGGTGGGATCGCCGGCGATTTTACCGTCACGCGTATGGGGGAGGATGAATTTTGGATCATTGGCTCCGGTATGGCGGAACGATATCATCAGCGGTTCTGGAAAATGGTCGCAATGCCCGATGATGTTACTTTTGAGAGCATGACCGAGGCGTGGTGCGGGTTCAATATTGCTGGACCTTCTGCGCGCAAGGCGTTGCAAACGCTGACAAACACATCCCTTGCGACGGCGAACTTTCCGTTCATGCGGTCCAAGTGGCTGGAGATTTCGGGCGTCACATGTTTGGCGCTGCGGGTGTCGTTTACCGGTGATCTTGGGTGGGAAATTCACTGCAAGGCCGAGGACCAAGCAACTGTTTATCAATTATTATTACAGGTTGCCGCGTCCGAGCAGGGTGGTCCGGTTGGATCGCGGGCATTGATGTCTTTGCGGGTCGAAAAAGGCTATGGAAGCTGGGGGCGTGAATATTCGCCGGAATACTGGCCACAAGAAGTTGGCCTTGATCACCTGATCAAATTGGATAAGGATTTTCTGCACAAAGACAGCTACTTAAAGGTCAAAGACAATCCATCACGTGAAGTACTGTCGCTGATCCACGTGCAGGACATAACGACAGCGGATGCCACAGGCGGTGAGCCGATATTCCTGCCAGACGGTACACCAGTCGGGCGCGTCACGTCTGGAACTTTTGGCTACAGCGTCAACATGAGTCTTGCGCTTGGCTACCTCAAAGACACACCCGCAGGGAGCGAGGTCGATGTGATGATTTTAGGCAAACCGCACCGCGGTGTGGTGCTGGCAGAGCCGCCGTTTGACCCCAAAGGTGCGCGGCTCAGAGCGTGA
- a CDS encoding lipid-binding SYLF domain-containing protein — protein sequence MTLISRRNFALSALATTTLSACGNGIGGSGAAVIDARADITLAFMYDNYPGTRDLAGKASGMLVMPVVTEAGFVLGGSFGRGALRIGETTVDYYSAAAASAGLQIGAQQYSTVLFFMTHQSLTDFRSASGWAAGADIEYALNDTGETLRAETTTSLAPVIAVVFAQAGFRAGATIEGTKYTRIIP from the coding sequence ATGACACTTATTTCAAGACGCAATTTTGCGCTGAGCGCGCTGGCAACCACGACTTTGTCCGCATGTGGCAATGGGATCGGCGGCAGTGGCGCGGCCGTGATCGACGCGCGTGCCGATATCACGCTGGCGTTCATGTATGATAATTATCCCGGCACCCGCGATCTGGCAGGCAAGGCCAGCGGCATGTTGGTCATGCCGGTCGTCACCGAAGCGGGCTTTGTGCTTGGCGGGTCATTCGGGCGTGGCGCACTGCGCATTGGCGAAACGACGGTGGACTACTATTCCGCCGCCGCCGCAAGCGCTGGCCTGCAAATTGGTGCACAGCAATATTCAACGGTTCTGTTCTTTATGACGCATCAATCCCTAACCGATTTCCGCAGTGCAAGCGGCTGGGCGGCTGGCGCTGACATCGAATACGCGCTCAACGACACCGGTGAAACATTGCGTGCCGAAACCACAACATCGCTCGCGCCGGTCATTGCGGTGGTCTTTGCGCAGGCTGGTTTCCGCGCTGGTGCGACGATTGAGGGCACCAAATACACCCGCATCATTCCGTAA
- the hemB gene encoding porphobilinogen synthase: MQPFAPPFPTSRLRRLRATPSLRSMVRENVLSPSDFIWPVFVMDGTDAQEPIASMPGVMRRTVDRIGAAAKDAYALGIPAICVFPYTSMQHRTQDCALAWSPDNVANRAIRAIKDAVPDMAVMTDIALDPYNINGHDGFVENGEIVNDRTVDALVKMALTQADCGADILGPSDMMDGRVGAIRSALESHAHPNVTILSYTAKYASAFYGPFRDAVGASSALTGDKKTYQMDPANSDEAMRLVARDLAEGADMIMVKPGMPYLDIVRRVKTEFGVPTFAYQVSGEYAMIQAAAQNGWLDHDSAMLEALMAFKRAGADGVLTYFAPAAAKLLNG, from the coding sequence ATGCAACCGTTTGCGCCCCCCTTCCCAACGTCCCGTCTGCGGCGCTTGCGCGCCACTCCGTCGCTGCGATCAATGGTGCGCGAAAACGTACTGTCGCCCAGCGATTTTATCTGGCCGGTCTTCGTGATGGATGGAACCGATGCCCAAGAACCGATCGCATCCATGCCGGGCGTGATGCGCCGCACGGTGGATCGCATCGGCGCGGCTGCAAAAGATGCATACGCGCTTGGTATCCCCGCGATCTGCGTATTTCCTTACACAAGCATGCAACATCGCACGCAAGATTGCGCGCTCGCTTGGTCGCCAGACAATGTCGCCAACCGCGCCATCCGCGCGATCAAAGACGCGGTGCCCGATATGGCGGTAATGACCGACATCGCGCTTGATCCCTATAATATCAACGGCCATGATGGATTTGTCGAAAACGGTGAAATCGTAAATGACCGCACGGTAGATGCACTTGTGAAGATGGCGCTGACCCAAGCGGACTGTGGCGCAGACATTCTTGGCCCGTCCGATATGATGGACGGGCGCGTCGGGGCCATTCGATCCGCGTTGGAATCCCACGCGCACCCGAACGTCACCATTCTGAGTTACACCGCAAAATATGCGTCGGCGTTTTACGGGCCGTTTCGCGATGCGGTTGGCGCGTCATCCGCGCTGACAGGCGACAAAAAAACCTACCAGATGGATCCTGCAAATTCTGACGAGGCCATGCGCCTTGTCGCGCGTGATCTGGCCGAAGGCGCGGATATGATCATGGTCAAACCGGGCATGCCCTACCTCGATATCGTGCGCCGCGTGAAAACAGAATTCGGTGTTCCGACATTCGCCTACCAAGTGTCGGGCGAATACGCGATGATCCAAGCGGCGGCGCAGAACGGCTGGCTCGATCATGACAGCGCTATGTTGGAAGCGCTGATGGCGTTCAAACGTGCGGGTGCGGACGGTGTGTTGACGTACTTTGCGCCAGCCGCTGCTAAACTCTTGAACGGCTAA
- a CDS encoding component of SufBCD complex, with protein MNWTNTLFEVIDMRSFSNLWFWILLAVVWSSVNHWVLGVPFDMIQKARKVGGQAEVDLQDLVRINVNRLLYIGQVSGLVLLAFLAFALTSLAILAFAYDVEFAQAVFLLAFPLTLVGALSLSTSQMIAREQPEGEALYARLSKHRVITQFIGMISIFITATFGMYQNLAVGPGF; from the coding sequence GTGAACTGGACCAACACCCTTTTTGAAGTCATCGACATGCGTTCCTTCAGCAACCTTTGGTTCTGGATATTGCTTGCTGTCGTGTGGTCATCCGTCAACCATTGGGTTTTGGGCGTCCCATTCGACATGATCCAAAAGGCGCGTAAGGTCGGCGGACAGGCGGAAGTCGATTTGCAAGATTTGGTGCGCATCAACGTGAACCGTTTGCTGTATATTGGGCAGGTGTCGGGGTTGGTGTTGCTGGCATTTTTGGCGTTTGCTTTGACGTCGCTGGCGATCCTTGCCTTTGCCTATGACGTGGAATTTGCGCAGGCGGTGTTCTTGCTCGCGTTTCCGCTGACGCTTGTTGGCGCGCTGAGCCTGTCGACATCGCAAATGATTGCGCGTGAACAGCCCGAGGGTGAGGCGCTTTATGCTCGGTTGTCCAAGCACCGCGTCATCACGCAGTTTATCGGCATGATTTCGATTTTCATCACGGCAACGTTTGGCATGTATCAGAACTTGGCAGTCGGCCCTGGCTTCTAA
- the mfd gene encoding transcription-repair coupling factor has protein sequence MTKTQTIPNPKHVTVSGAPEGFDARLILAEAADGAVVHICRDDKRVEAMRAALAFFAPEMPVVVFPSWDCLPYDRVSPNADVSAARMAVLAGLAHGMPERFVLLTTLNAATQKVPARSVLREAAFSARVGSRIDESALRKFLVRMGFTQSPTVTEPGDYAVRGGIIDIYPPGQVGPVRLDLFGDDLEGARRFDPATQRTTETLHVVELAPVSEVILDDAAITRFRQNYRLEFGAAGTDDPLYEAVSAGKKHAGVEHWMGFFHAELETLFDYLTGATVTLDEQNAAQRDARWVSIDDQYDARREAMLAKGRMDSVYKPAAPGGLYLDGPAWDAALRDFRVMQLGALPQPTGPGVIDAGGRIGRNFAPERQQESISLFRSLSDHLKAKLGLGPVVVASYSLGARERLMGLIEDEGIAEIIPVSDFSRVGKRGLHMAVWALEHGFEVQGPPLSGKAAGHKHLTVVSEQDVLGDRLIRQTKRKRRAENFLTETQSLTLGDLVVHVDHGVGRYLGLEVITAAGAAHECLVLEYAESSRLYLPVENIELLSRYGHEVGLLDKLGGGAWQAKKAKLKERIREMAERLIRVAAERELRTAPELTPPEDMWEQFLARFPYAETDDQLSAIEDVLDDLGSGKPMDRLVCGDVGFGKTEVAIRAAFVAAMSGVQVAIVAPTTLLARQHYKGFAERFRGFPINVRTLSRFVSAKEAALTKDGMAKGTVDIVIGTHALLAKSIRFKDLGLLVIDEEQHFGVQHKERLKQMRTDIHVLTLTATPIPRTLQLSLSGVRELSIIGTPPVDRLAIRTYVSEFDTVTIREALLREHYRGGQSFFVVPRVSDLSEIEAFIRDEIPEVSFVTASGQMAAGELDDRMNAFYDGKYDVLLATTIVESGLDIPTANTMIVHRADMFGLAQLYQIRGRVGRSKARAYAYLTYKPRQKLTPQAEKRLRVLGSIDTLGAGFTLASQDLDIRGAGNLLGEEQSGQMREVGYELYQSMLEEQIAKIRSGEVTLVEDGQWAPQINLGVPVLIPEVYVPDLDVRLGLYRRLSDLTTKVELEGFAAELIDRFGTLPKEVNTLMLVVRIKAMCKKAGISQLDAGPKGAVLRFHNDKFISPVGLVEFIDDQRGQAKVKDNKIVIRRDWGTDRLKIQGAFGIARDLAGKVKEAKKAAR, from the coding sequence ATGACCAAAACCCAGACTATACCCAACCCCAAACACGTCACTGTTTCCGGAGCCCCTGAGGGGTTTGACGCGCGCCTGATCTTAGCCGAGGCTGCGGACGGCGCGGTTGTGCATATCTGTCGGGACGACAAGCGGGTTGAGGCGATGCGCGCGGCATTGGCGTTCTTTGCGCCCGAAATGCCCGTTGTGGTTTTCCCCAGTTGGGACTGCCTGCCCTATGATCGTGTGTCCCCGAACGCCGATGTGTCGGCGGCCCGCATGGCGGTTTTGGCAGGTCTTGCACACGGGATGCCGGAGCGGTTTGTTTTGCTGACAACCCTGAACGCGGCGACCCAAAAGGTGCCCGCGCGGTCCGTTCTGCGCGAAGCGGCATTTTCCGCCCGCGTCGGCAGCCGTATCGACGAATCCGCGTTGCGCAAGTTCTTGGTGCGCATGGGATTCACGCAGTCGCCGACGGTGACTGAGCCCGGCGATTACGCGGTGCGCGGTGGCATCATCGATATCTATCCGCCCGGGCAGGTCGGGCCTGTGCGGTTGGATTTGTTTGGCGATGATCTTGAGGGCGCGCGCCGCTTTGATCCTGCAACGCAGCGCACGACGGAAACGTTGCACGTTGTGGAGCTTGCGCCCGTGTCCGAAGTGATTTTGGATGATGCGGCGATCACGCGGTTTCGCCAGAACTACCGTTTGGAATTTGGCGCGGCGGGAACGGATGATCCATTATACGAAGCGGTGTCAGCGGGTAAAAAGCATGCCGGCGTTGAACACTGGATGGGGTTTTTCCATGCCGAGCTTGAGACGCTCTTTGACTATCTGACGGGCGCGACTGTCACGCTGGACGAACAAAACGCGGCGCAACGTGATGCGCGCTGGGTGTCGATTGATGATCAATACGATGCCCGCCGCGAGGCGATGTTAGCGAAAGGGCGGATGGATTCAGTCTATAAGCCCGCCGCACCCGGTGGATTATATCTTGATGGTCCGGCGTGGGACGCGGCGTTGCGTGATTTTCGTGTGATGCAGCTTGGGGCTTTGCCACAGCCGACTGGGCCGGGTGTTATTGACGCAGGTGGGCGCATTGGGCGCAACTTTGCACCTGAGCGTCAGCAGGAAAGTATTAGTCTTTTCAGATCATTGTCCGATCATCTTAAAGCAAAGCTTGGACTTGGGCCTGTTGTGGTCGCGTCCTATTCGCTAGGTGCGCGCGAACGCCTGATGGGGTTGATTGAAGACGAAGGCATTGCGGAGATAATTCCGGTAAGCGATTTTTCCCGTGTCGGGAAACGCGGTCTGCATATGGCTGTTTGGGCGTTGGAGCACGGGTTTGAGGTGCAGGGCCCGCCTTTAAGTGGCAAAGCGGCAGGCCATAAACATCTGACGGTCGTTTCCGAGCAGGACGTGCTGGGGGATCGTCTGATCCGCCAGACCAAACGCAAACGCCGCGCAGAGAATTTTCTGACCGAAACCCAAAGCCTGACACTGGGTGATTTGGTGGTCCACGTCGATCATGGTGTTGGCCGCTATCTAGGGCTTGAGGTGATCACGGCGGCGGGGGCGGCGCACGAATGTCTGGTGCTGGAATACGCCGAGAGTTCAAGGCTTTACCTGCCAGTTGAGAATATTGAACTGCTGTCGCGCTATGGTCACGAGGTTGGCTTACTCGACAAATTGGGCGGCGGCGCGTGGCAGGCGAAGAAGGCAAAACTCAAAGAACGCATCCGCGAAATGGCCGAGCGTCTTATTCGCGTCGCTGCCGAACGCGAGCTGCGCACAGCCCCCGAGCTGACGCCGCCTGAGGACATGTGGGAGCAGTTTTTGGCGCGTTTTCCGTATGCGGAAACCGACGACCAATTGTCCGCCATTGAAGATGTTTTGGACGATTTGGGGTCGGGAAAACCGATGGATCGACTGGTCTGCGGCGATGTAGGTTTCGGCAAAACCGAAGTCGCAATTCGCGCTGCGTTCGTCGCCGCGATGTCCGGCGTTCAGGTGGCAATCGTTGCGCCGACGACATTGCTGGCGCGCCAGCATTACAAAGGTTTCGCAGAACGCTTTCGCGGATTTCCAATTAATGTCAGGACGTTGTCACGCTTTGTGAGTGCAAAAGAAGCGGCGCTGACCAAGGATGGCATGGCCAAGGGCACGGTGGATATCGTCATTGGCACGCATGCGTTGTTGGCCAAAAGCATCCGGTTCAAGGACCTTGGACTGCTGGTGATTGACGAAGAACAGCACTTTGGTGTGCAACACAAAGAACGCCTGAAACAGATGCGTACCGACATTCATGTGTTGACGCTGACGGCGACGCCGATCCCGCGCACATTGCAATTATCACTGTCTGGCGTGCGCGAGCTTAGCATTATCGGCACACCACCTGTCGATCGATTGGCGATCCGGACCTATGTCAGCGAATTCGACACCGTGACGATCCGAGAGGCGCTGTTGCGCGAACATTATCGCGGCGGCCAGTCGTTCTTTGTGGTGCCGCGAGTTTCCGACCTGTCCGAAATTGAGGCTTTCATTCGTGACGAAATTCCGGAGGTCAGTTTTGTGACCGCGAGCGGGCAGATGGCCGCCGGAGAACTGGACGACCGGATGAACGCGTTTTATGACGGCAAATATGATGTGCTGCTGGCAACGACGATTGTTGAAAGCGGTCTGGATATCCCGACAGCAAACACCATGATTGTACACCGCGCGGACATGTTTGGCCTGGCGCAGCTGTACCAAATTCGCGGTCGGGTGGGCCGATCTAAAGCGCGGGCCTATGCCTATTTGACCTATAAGCCGCGCCAGAAATTGACGCCACAGGCGGAAAAGCGACTGCGCGTTTTGGGGTCGATTGACACGCTTGGGGCCGGTTTCACGCTGGCATCACAGGATTTGGACATTCGCGGTGCGGGCAACCTTTTGGGCGAAGAACAATCCGGCCAGATGCGCGAAGTTGGATATGAATTGTACCAATCCATGCTGGAAGAACAGATCGCCAAGATCCGGTCCGGCGAAGTGACATTGGTCGAGGACGGCCAATGGGCGCCACAGATTAATCTTGGCGTTCCAGTGCTTATTCCCGAAGTTTACGTGCCCGATCTGGACGTGCGTCTGGGGCTTTATCGCCGCCTGAGCGATCTGACGACGAAGGTTGAACTGGAAGGGTTCGCGGCTGAATTGATTGATCGGTTCGGGACTTTGCCAAAAGAGGTCAACACCTTGATGCTGGTCGTGCGGATCAAGGCGATGTGTAAAAAGGCTGGTATTAGTCAGCTTGACGCAGGGCCTAAGGGTGCGGTTTTGCGGTTCCATAATGACAAATTCATCTCCCCCGTGGGCTTGGTGGAATTCATCGATGATCAGCGTGGGCAGGCCAAGGTTAAGGACAATAAGATCGTGATCAGGCGCGATTGGGGCACGGACCGTCTGAAAATCCAAGGTGCGTTTGGCATCGCCCGCGATCTAGCGGGTAAGGTAAAAGAGGCGAAGAAGGCTGCGAGGTAG
- a CDS encoding multidrug effflux MFS transporter produces MINPTRPLGQTEFVALIAMLAASVAFSIDAMLPALPDIGAELSPGNLNRAQLIITSFVLGMGLGTFITGPLADRFGRKTVILWGAGLYVSATVFAFFTTTLETMIAARILMGLGAAAPRVVAIALVRDLYSGREMARIMSFVMLVFSLIPALAPTLGAGIIAVSNWRSIFIAFAIFMGLITCWLMLRQPETLAPENRRPLSVTNLFAAARAVFTHPTARLATFVQTLSMGMLFSMLSSTQQVFDQTYGQGDTFHLWFGGIAILAASASIINARLVGRLGMRPIIKAMMTAQIFMSLGMICVVMLGLSNHIELLFYAVWTVSVFFQAGLTLGNLNALAMEPMGHIAGSAASIITATATVGAVIIAVPIGLRFDGTPLPLAIGIFVCACVALWLTTMIRRDSD; encoded by the coding sequence GTGATCAATCCGACAAGACCTTTAGGCCAAACCGAATTTGTCGCGCTCATCGCAATGCTCGCAGCGAGCGTTGCATTTTCCATTGATGCCATGCTGCCCGCCTTGCCCGACATTGGCGCGGAACTGTCACCGGGCAACCTCAACCGCGCCCAACTTATCATCACCAGTTTTGTGTTGGGCATGGGGCTCGGTACGTTCATTACCGGACCTTTGGCGGATCGGTTTGGCCGCAAGACAGTTATTTTATGGGGTGCAGGTCTGTATGTTAGCGCCACGGTATTCGCGTTTTTCACGACGACATTGGAAACGATGATCGCGGCCCGCATCTTGATGGGCCTTGGTGCCGCAGCGCCGCGCGTGGTCGCGATAGCGCTGGTGCGTGATCTGTATTCGGGGCGCGAAATGGCGCGAATTATGTCCTTTGTTATGCTGGTTTTCTCGCTCATCCCGGCCCTTGCACCGACCTTGGGTGCGGGCATCATTGCCGTCTCTAACTGGCGCAGTATTTTCATCGCCTTCGCCATATTCATGGGCCTGATAACCTGCTGGCTCATGCTGCGCCAACCCGAAACCCTCGCCCCCGAAAACCGCCGCCCCCTCAGTGTCACCAACCTTTTCGCCGCCGCACGTGCGGTGTTTACCCACCCGACCGCGCGCCTCGCGACGTTCGTTCAAACGCTCAGCATGGGGATGCTGTTTTCGATGCTCAGCTCAACGCAACAGGTGTTTGATCAAACCTATGGCCAAGGCGACACATTTCATCTGTGGTTTGGCGGCATTGCCATTCTTGCCGCGTCCGCGTCGATCATCAACGCCCGCCTCGTCGGGCGGCTGGGCATGCGTCCGATCATCAAAGCGATGATGACGGCGCAAATATTTATGTCACTGGGGATGATCTGTGTTGTGATGCTCGGCCTGTCCAACCACATTGAACTGCTGTTTTACGCGGTCTGGACCGTGTCGGTCTTTTTCCAGGCCGGCCTGACATTGGGCAATCTGAACGCGTTGGCAATGGAACCCATGGGCCACATCGCAGGTTCGGCCGCCTCAATTATCACGGCGACCGCGACCGTCGGCGCCGTCATCATCGCGGTTCCAATCGGCCTACGCTTTGACGGTACACCACTGCCCCTGGCAATCGGTATTTTCGTTTGCGCCTGCGTCGCACTGTGGCTCACCACAATGATCCGGCGCGACAGCGATTAA
- a CDS encoding DsbA family oxidoreductase, producing MVKLDIISDPICPWCYIGKTNLDRALEQIPDHPFTIEWHPFQLNPTMPAEGMDRRAYLEGKFGGKNAAVKAYAPVMQAAEAAGLKIDFEGMKRTPNTINAHRLIHWAGIEGRQTFVVHRLFEAYFRDARDIGDSHVLADIADSCEMDASLVSKLLASDADIADIQKRDAHSREMGISSVPTFIVANQHAVPGAQSAEMWLKVMGEIIDQIEAAE from the coding sequence ATGGTCAAACTTGATATCATTTCCGACCCGATTTGCCCGTGGTGCTACATCGGTAAAACCAATCTGGACCGCGCCTTGGAACAGATCCCCGATCACCCGTTCACGATCGAATGGCACCCGTTCCAGCTAAACCCGACAATGCCAGCCGAAGGCATGGATCGGCGCGCCTATCTTGAGGGTAAGTTTGGCGGCAAAAACGCTGCCGTGAAAGCCTATGCACCTGTCATGCAGGCCGCAGAAGCCGCCGGTCTCAAGATTGATTTTGAGGGCATGAAACGCACGCCCAACACCATCAACGCCCATCGCCTGATCCATTGGGCGGGCATTGAGGGCCGCCAGACGTTCGTTGTCCACCGCCTGTTTGAAGCCTACTTTCGCGATGCGCGTGATATTGGCGACAGCCATGTGCTGGCTGACATCGCCGACAGTTGTGAAATGGACGCCAGTTTGGTGTCCAAACTGCTCGCCTCTGATGCGGACATTGCAGACATCCAGAAACGCGACGCCCACAGTCGTGAAATGGGGATTTCGTCGGTTCCAACGTTTATTGTCGCCAACCAACATGCGGTCCCCGGTGCGCAGTCTGCCGAAATGTGGCTTAAGGTCATGGGCGAAATCATCGACCAGATTGAGGCCGCAGAGTGA